CGGTGGCGAGGCGCGTGAGCTCCTCGCCCAGGCGTCGGCGGGTGGCGGGATCCATCGCCCGCAGCGTCCCGGTGAGCGTCGCCGTCTCGGGGATCACGTTGGGCGCCACGCCGGCGTGCACGCTCCCGACGGTGCAGACCGCGGGGAAGGCGGGGTCGAGGCGGCGCGCGACGATGGTCTGGAGGGCGGTGATGACGGCAGCGGCCGCCACCACCGGGTCGGCCGACTCGTGCGGCCGTGCCCCATGGGCCCCGCGCCCGGTGAGGGTGATGGTGAAGGTGTCGGCCGAGGCGGCGAGGGGGCCGGGCTCGGCGACGACCTGGCCGACGGCGAAGCGCCGGTCCACGTGGCCGCCGAAGATGGCCGCCACGCCGTCGAGGGCGCCGCTGGCGAGGATGGCGGGGGCGCCCGCCCCCACCTCCTCCGCCGGCTGCAACACCACGAGCACGTCGCCCCGCGCGGGGCGACGGACGAGGTCCATCGCGGCCCCGATGGCCCAGGTGGCGTGCACGTCGTGCCCGCAGGCGTGCATCACCCCGGGAACGGTCGAGGCGTAGGCGAGTCCCGTCTCCTCCTGGATGGGGAGGGCGTCGATGTCGCCGCGGACGGCGACCACGGGGCCCTTCGGGTCGCGCCCGCGGAAGCGGGCCACCACCCCGGTGCCCGCCACCCGCGCCACCTCGCCGCCTAACGTTTCAACGGCCGCCGCCAGGCGGTCGGCGGTGGCCTGCTCCTGCCACGACAGCTCGGGGTGGCGGTGCAGCTCGCGGCGGAGGACGAGGAGGCGCGCGACCTCGTCGTCCGTGAAGCGTGCGAGGGCGGCGGCGGGGACGTCGATATGCCCGGTGCCCGACTGGCCCGCCGCCGGGGCGCCGTCCCCCGGCGCGCTATTCACCCAGCCGCTCCAGCCGCACCGTGAGGTCGTCGATGCGGTCGGTGTCGACCGTGACGCCGAGCCCCGGGCGCCCGAGCGGGACCTGGACCGTCCCGTCGGCGGTCATCGTCCACTCGGGGGTGACCACGTCGCGCGCCCAGTAGCGCGCGCTGGGGCTCACGTCCCCCGGCTTCTGGAAGTTGGGGAGCGAGGCGAGGGCGACGTTGTACGCGCGCCCGATCCCGCTCTCGAGCATCCCCCCGCACCAGACCGGGATCCCGTTCGCCTCGCAGAAGTCGTGGATGGCGATCGACGACGAGAAGCCGCCGACGCGCCCCGGCTTGATGTTGATGATCCGCCCCGAGCCCAGGGTGACCATGTCCTGCGCGCGCGCGAGCGTGGTGATGGACTCGTCGAGGCAGACCGGCGTGCGGAGCCGCCGCTGCAGCTCTGCGTGGCGGACGAGGTCCTCCCAGTCGAGCGGCTGCTCGAACATCATGAGGTCGAGGTCGTCCATGGCCACGAACGTCTCGATGTCGTCGAGCGTGTATGCGTTGTTGGCGTCGGCCATCAGCGGGGCGTCGGGGAAGGCCTCGCGCACGGCCCGCACGTAGTCCACGTCCTTGCCGGGCTTGATCTTGATCTTGATCTTGCGGTACCCCTCGGCGAGGGCGGCCCGCGCCTTCTCGACCAGGTGCGCGGGCGAGGGCTGGATACCTAACGATATGCCGACCGGGATCTCCGGGCGCGTCCCGCCGATGAGCGTGGCGAGGGGGATCCCGAGGCGCTCCGCCTCCACCCCCCACATCCCCATCTCGACCGCGCCCTTGGCCATGTTGTGCCCGCGGAAGTCCTGCTCCAGCGCGGCGTGCACCGCGCCCGGCCCGCCGAACTCGCGGAAGAGGACGCGGGGGGCGACCCACTTGGTGATCGCCAGCCAGGCGGTGTCGGTCGTCTCGGAGGTGTAGTTTGGTGTGTCGTCGGCCACGCACTCGCTCCAGGCGGTGGCGCCGTCGGCGT
Above is a window of Gemmatimonadetes bacterium SCN 70-22 DNA encoding:
- a CDS encoding o-succinylbenzoate synthase, which encodes MLRLTGITLREIRLPLREPFQISSGTMSERRILLLELRDADGATAWSECVADDTPNYTSETTDTAWLAITKWVAPRVLFREFGGPGAVHAALEQDFRGHNMAKGAVEMGMWGVEAERLGIPLATLIGGTRPEIPVGISLGIQPSPAHLVEKARAALAEGYRKIKIKIKPGKDVDYVRAVREAFPDAPLMADANNAYTLDDIETFVAMDDLDLMMFEQPLDWEDLVRHAELQRRLRTPVCLDESITTLARAQDMVTLGSGRIINIKPGRVGGFSSSIAIHDFCEANGIPVWCGGMLESGIGRAYNVALASLPNFQKPGDVSPSARYWARDVVTPEWTMTADGTVQVPLGRPGLGVTVDTDRIDDLTVRLERLGE